Below is a window of Impatiens glandulifera chromosome 2, dImpGla2.1, whole genome shotgun sequence DNA.
AATGAAGCCATCCACTTTATAACTGTTTAGGTGTTGATGATATGGTAAAGGATTGTCGAGTAGGGCTATGCACAAAAGAAAAGCTTAAGAAAGTAGTCGAATGGGTTCAGCGAAAAGGCTATACACTAATTCGATCTGTAAAATCTTACACCCACAAAGTATGCATTAAATCCTGCTGCATACTTTATTTCATTTTGCTATTAAATGGCTGCATATAGAAGAATTAGATGGTTGATAAACAATGTCTTCATTTTGGGAAAACTCTTTCAGTCTAGTCTCGCAACCGGGTATGAATTCAAATAGGGTGTAATCTCAACTTAGTTCGGCCATATACAGATACATATCACAACTCTTATACCAAACATATCTGGATCTGTATCCATAAATTCATTAGCAGTTTCTCATCTAGATCTAATTTTACACTAGCAGTAGCAGTTCCAGTTCCATGTCTAGATCCAGATACagaagtgtttccaaataagTAATCATgattataattaacaaaatattactacCAACTCTAAGATTTTTTATGCATACTTCTTCTGAAGGAGGGCATACAACAACCAGCAAACTGGAAAGTGCTTGAAGAAAGAGAATCCCAAGACTTCTTATCACTTCTTGAAGTGTCTCTTCTAACTAATTCCTGTGAAGCTAAATTTTATGCATCTGTTGGAGACATATTTTTGCCTCTTACCTCAAAAAATAGTTGTGAATTTGAGGATGACAGGATGTTCATCAGAAGGAGATTATTTACATGTAAAGTTGAAGAATTAGCCGAAGATCTCATTTGCACTGGTTGTAAACTTTGTGGGTTTCCTTTGAACTGTGAGATGGGGTATGGATCAAACTAAAATCTTATTGTGCACCATTGTACTTCCTTTCTGCTTCACATTTCTTTTTTGGTAATTCAACATCATTGTATTTGCAGGTCTATGCTTCTTGAACTAAACACCATCCCTCTTTATTGTCCCAAAAGCTCCAATCATGTTCACCAAATAAGTTCAATATATAGACCTTTTGTGGTATGCTATTCTCTTGGAATCAGTGTCTTGACTTCTTGGTTTGTGTTTGAAAAAAGTGTTGTTTATTCTGTGCTGCAGTTATATGTATGGGATGATTCGAGCTATATACCACTTCTTGTGAGAAACAAGGCTGCTCAATTTCTATTTGGAAATATCGAGGCTGAGGCAGTCAAGTCATCTTGTAGGAGTCAACAATGTATTCATACAGACAATCCGAAGTGTAAGCTCATTAACAATGATTCAGACAATTACACTAGAAACAGTACCCGGCTGGAAGTTGGTGAAAAAAGGCTAAAAGGAAAGGGACTGCTATCAATTTGGTTAATACTCCTGAAAGTGCTGTTGGAACAAGAGAAGGGGAAGAATAGTCCTATAAGGTTTAAAGTTGCTATTGATGTCGAAAAGGATCACACAAAGGGGAGATTTGAGCTGACCGACATTAGTTTGAGGTGTGGAAAACAGTGAACTTTGTTTTTACAATATTTGGCACATAATTTGTTCAAGTTCTCGctatatgtttcttttttattgaatatGTGACAATTCTAATcatattttaccattttttttaacatcaatCAAGCTTCTCGATATATTAGAAGGCATGCACAATGCTGCCTTTACAAAATAAAGCTGATGCCAAGTCAAGTTTACATTTTAGTTctccatattaaaaaaataataatcttgtGTTAATGtctcttaaattattttgttaatgaaCTTGTACAAAATAGTTGTCATTATTTTAtgagtttaaaatataaggttaaataaaaagtaattaattatttaaaaatgaagagTTATTCATAAAGGGCTCTAGCTGACGAGGAAAGAAACCTAATTGGAGTAAGCATCGATAGGTTTGGAAAGCGAAGGGAGCATCCTGAAACAAAAGCAGCATCGGGGGGTCTGAATTCTCATGTCCATGTTAATAGCAGGTCAATGTATCTGGACACCCGCCCAAGAAATGCTTATGCCATCATCGACTGCCATCCGTCTTTCCTTGTTCAGATCTTCCTCCTTAAATACCATCTTCTCTAATCATCATCTCTCCAAATTCCCACTTTGCAGAACAATCCCCACATACCCATCTGTTTTCGCTGCTATGTCGACCGTTCCCACTACCCATGAAGAACCCGTTAAGCTCGAATCGGCTCGCCCTGTTCAGGTAATAAACCCCTATCGTCACGCATCCGTACATTCTCTCGATTCCAGGTTTAGGGTTATTTTCTCCTTTAATTGTTCTGATTTATGAGCATACAAACTCTAGTTGTTCTTGTTTTACGGTTATCATCGATTGGATTTCTAGATGAGCACATTAAGAGCAATGTTAAGAATGCTCTCGCCCCAAATTTGAACAAACTGATCTGGGTTAGGGTTATTTTCTTTCCTTCAATCTGTTGGGAGTTTAGCTCGACGGGTTAATCATGTTTCATGTTTTATCTTGTTCTATGAAAGTTGCAGCAACCTGTATGAATTGAAGTTCGTCTTAGTTAGAGTTAACCTATGAATGATTGGGCAAACGAAAAAACCATGATGTGGCTTGAGAAATTGCTCAACTATAGTAGACCTGACATGTTTTTAAAGAGGTTTGTGTTTGTTTCCATTCCAATGAGAATCAAATGCAATCAAGAACATCTGCAACCCATTTATAATCTTTTGTTTTCCTCAGGTATTGTCCTTTGGTGGTTTTGTCTCTTTATTAAGATGTTGCGAATCTTTTCAATTCGattgatttcaattttaatcCTTCCCCATTTAATTTGTTGTTGACGAGTTTCAGGTTGCAAAGCGGTTGGAGAAATTCAAGACAACGATCTTCACTCAAATGAGTTCGCTCGCCATTAAACACGGCGCAATTAACCTAGGACAAGGATTTCCGAACTTTGACGGCCCGGATTTCATCAAAGAAGCCGCCATCGAAGCCATTAAAAGCGGCAAGAACCAATACGCCCGCGGATACGGAGTTCCCGACCTCAACTCCGCTATATCAGAGCGT
It encodes the following:
- the LOC124925137 gene encoding uncharacterized protein LOC124925137, whose amino-acid sequence is MAAAIGWYGPLINLSAAASHLGDYVQLLVFVHRSTPIQYKLPKGGEVIRTDIQVGDDTRPIFPVSIWRKQMAHTVQSGSIILLENLRITKFGDTIEARTVQYSSLRCLFSNIESFGSKGVDDMVKDCRVGLCTKEKLKKVVEWVQRKGYTLIRSVKSYTHKEGIQQPANWKVLEERESQDFLSLLEVSLLTNSCEAKFYASVGDIFLPLTSKNSCEFEDDRMFIRRRLFTCKVEELAEDLICTGCKLCGFPLNCEMGSMLLELNTIPLYCPKSSNHVHQISSIYRPFVLYVWDDSSYIPLLVRNKAAQFLFGNIEAEAVKSSCRSQQCIHTDNPKCKLINNDSDNYTRNSTRLEVGEKRLKGKGLLSIWLILLKVLLEQEKGKNSPIRFKVAIDVEKDHTKGRFELTDISLRCGKQ